Part of the Nicotiana tabacum cultivar K326 chromosome 20, ASM71507v2, whole genome shotgun sequence genome, CATGATAGCAGGCCGGAAGAGCAGAGTCATTACTATGGGCAATACGCTCAATCTGCTGATCCACATTTCCAAGACATTCAACAACCACCAGTTCTGCCAGCAAGTAATCAACACTCTATGAATCCTGTGGCACCTCCTCAGAGGGCGTCGTTTGGCCATTCACAGGAGCCTGCCTTCTTCACCTCTGGGCAACCTACTTATGTTCCTGACATGCGTTTACCTTACACTGCTAGAGATGGAAGTTTCACTGGAGATTCAGTTGCTTCATTCCCTCAGCAAGGAAACTCATCCATAAGTCCATTAGTCCATCAGCAGGAGGTACCTTCTAGTTATTCTTCTATTGCAGGTAAAAAATTTAgttaatatataattttgcatCTGAAGTTACTGTGCTTTTGGAATTGTTTCTGTACAGGGGCTTTTAGATAATTTTTTCTGCTTTATGTGGCTTCTAGTTACTCTTTGGGAAGTTGTGTTTCCTTGAGCCTTTGAGGCATAAGTTCAATAGTTTAATGAGGATATCTATAATCCTTTCACTAAAATTTCATGGTGCGATGGTTCCTTTTCTTATTTAAGGCTTCAGCGCGAGGGTATTCACTTGAGACAATTGATGCTACTTTATCTTGATTTCATGGAATATTGGCTCCGTCATGCCAGCATATCTTTCCGTTCTCCATCCTGCTAACTTGGTGTTTTGTTTTTCAGGAATACTCCTGTTTTGGATAAGTTGTTTCCCAAAGATTACAAAAAGAGGAACAGTTGAAAATTAGATACTATTTTGAAGTCCACTTGAGTTGATATTAATCACGCTATTTATAAACTTTTAGGCAATCTCCTTGTTCTATTCAGCTAGAGTAGGCAGAAAGGATTTATATGATCTGCTTCTACTTGTCAATGAGAACTGCTTGATTGCACATTCCTTATGTGTGCCCCTCTGTTGATTTTTCTGCAGTTCTTGCTAATAATGTAACGACCTATTTAAATCCTTCTTGGGATTGGCGGAAACTTGGTCTGTCCAATGATTATTTCCTCTTCCGTATTTTCTCTATTGAAATTAAATTGATGGAGGAGAGGATCCAAATTATTTGATTGTGGCGAACGATGAAGATTTAATTCTCATGTTGTGCATTAGTATCATCTAAGAAGAGATTACTGACACAGTCTAAAGGAAGTAAAAGCTGTAGGAAATATATCACTTTTGAAGGAGTACACATATCATGGGACGCATGAAAAATGCAAATTAGTATGGCAAAGTAACTGTTTGCAAGAATAGAAAACATCAGTTCAACTTGAAGATACAGTTGCTTAGAGAGTTTTAcagttttaaatttttagttcatttgcacTCCATCTTTTTTTGCAGCTTATCTCTGTGTTGGTACCCATACCAATAAATCGCTGTTTCTTACACCAAAAAGACCAAGTATTTCAAACATTGTAAAAAATTGTAACTAAATTTTTTCATTTATCTTTCTTCTCTCCTTCAAAACGTCTCAGTAGGCTCTGTAAGAGAAGTCAGTCTTGTATCCATAAAGTTTTTGGGTAGAGAGAAGGCCAAAATTGAGGGCCAGAGTCTCAAGCAGCATAAGTTTGATGCTGCTGACAGAGAGGTTCTTTTTGAAGGGTTCTTTCCCTATATAGGATAGTTTTACCTTCACCACATTTGATGCTTGTGCGAGTGCGGCTAAAGAGCGTTGCATTTGTCTGAACAAATGTGCAAGGGAAAGCCATTTATGTTTgtaacataatttttaataataattaggGGAAAGGTTACGGTTCCGTTAAAAAGTATACGTTATTATCTACTAACAATGTGTAGTTTATGCATGAGATATAAAACCTTACCACAGGGCGAGACTTCTCTTTCACTGGCTTAAAAATGCTGGACACCTCTTGCCCGATGGAACCACAAATTTAATAGGAATAAGCAGGCCAGTTCTTGTAGCAATTTGTTTGTCATGTATTAACATATCATCGAATTGAGAATCCTACATTTCATAAAGTTCAGGAAATTTTATTGTTGTGAAGTTTTTGTGGTTGCAAATCCGATGGTACAGTAAAATGTTCTGTTGATTTCCAAGTCTTCAGTTTCTGAATGCTCGTTCTAATGTCAGGTAAAGAAGAGGCTGGGAATCAAAATGAGCCGTTCTATGGTTCTTCACCTTTTGGCAACTCTACTCAGCAGCATCATGCACAACCAATGCCAACAGCACCCAATAAACCTGCAGTGACGGAAGAGCATCGTTATGTGATGGGTCCTGATCTTAGTGATCAGCCTTTGGACTTTGCACCTCATTTTATTCATGAGCATGACCGGCATTCCCAGCCCTATTTTGTTCGTGCTGATTCTGGAGGCTCTGTGGGGGTTGCAGATCCTGTTTCAACAATGCCTTCCAATTATGCATGGCCTTCTTCTGCTGCTCCTGGTGCTGCGTATCCTCCTCTTCCTCCATTACCTCCAATGGGGTCTCAGGTTTTATTTTAAACTCCAAGGTTAACTTAAATCCAATGATCTAGATGCCATAATAGAGCTTCCTTATTGTCACTTTATACCGCAGGTTGATCCTACTGTCATTGGAGCTTCTCCAGTTGCTGAACACACTGGACCATTCTTTGGTAGAGTACAGAGTTCAAGCTTCAACCCAACTGTCCCATCGGTTGGTGCACACTTTGGTGTAGGCGCAGGGGCTGCCCTGCATCCTCCAGCAGCTTTTCCAGCTGATGCATATGGGATTTCTGATCGCCCTAAGAAGGTTTGTATACTTGTTCGATGGGCGTTCATTTTGTAAACTACAGAGTCATGATTCATCTGTATGCCTGGCATTTTTTAGGCTGCTGTGCCAAACTGGCTTAGAGAGGAAATAATTAAGAAGAAAGCTGTCATAACAACTTCAGCTCCAGACATTCAAAAGGAGGATTCTCAATCTATTGAAGATGAAGGTGTTGATAAATCTTATCGGAAAGGTGACCAGGCTGATAGCAAGAGCATCGATTCTTCAAGGTCAACTGAGGAAGAGGATGATGATGAGGTCAACTATTTTTTCTTGATTACTCATTCGCCTGAAGATGTTACTTTTTGTTGAATTTGTTGTGTAAGAAGTCTGTTCACTTGGCGTAATATACCCTTCTGCTGGATTATACTGTTTCAACGAATTCATAGTTTTGAAGCTTTCCTGTCCTTTTTTTTCTTGAGATAATTTTCTTTTGAGTAGTTTCTTCTTTGACTTTACCTTAGATACATCATAAAAAGTGTGGGCTTATCTGAACTTTTATTTGTCCATGCAGGTTGAGGTAGAAGCAGCACGAACTGCAGCAATGAATCAGGAAATAAAGCGTGTCTTAACTGAAGTTCTTTTAAAGGTTACTTATGATTAGTGTATGATTGATTTCTTTACTTCATTTTTGCAGATGCATTAACTGGATGCTGTTTTACAGGTTACTGACGAACTATTTGATGAAATTGCAACAAGAGTTCTAAGCGAAGAGGATCTCACTGTTGATGGTTGGTGTCTTGCGTTTTTCAAATCCTTCCCTCTTTaaatttcttctttttccatGTCTTTGCTCCCAGgtcatttattttgggactaagtTGGTCTTCTTTGTCTTTTAAGTTGAGCAACAAGCTGGTGTTTCCAGCCAGAAGGTATCAGCATCTGTTCAACCTATTACAACTCCCAAGGCCTCTGCCAAGGTTCTGATACCACCCAAACTTAAGGATGCTCATTCAGTTGATGCCACTGAGAAGTCTACTTCCAGTTCTCCTGGGGATCTTTTAGGCCTTGCTAGTTATGCATCAGATGATGAGGATGACAATGAAATCCCGAGTTCTGATAAGCAAAAGCCCAAAGAGCATGACAATGGACGATCTCATGAAGAATCTGAGAAGCATGATAGATCTCCTGTAAACCTGGAGAAAAATCCTCGCAAAATGAGTCCTAATGTTGGAACTGTTAGGAATGTTGCTGTCAGCTCTAAGTTGACTGATGACAGGACAACTAGATATTCTGCTCATGAAGATTCTGGAGGCTCCTTTAAGACTGAATCAAGAGTTCCGGAGGATAAGATGCTGGGTGAGAAGGGTGTTGTGAAAACTGAAAATCCATCCGAGACTCTTGATCTCAAAAGGACTAAGGTAGATAACTCCAGAAGTGAAGACAAAAGAGATAAGTCAGATAAAAGTGGTAAACGTGAAGTTAGAAAGGGTTCTGGCACAAATGATAATGGTATTGACATTACAAGCTCTAAGGACAGAAAAACTGAGAAAGAAGAAGGAAACCGTAGGAACCATGAGGAAGGACATGTTAGAAAGGAAAAGGTGGACGATCTAGATGGTTCAAAAGATAGAGTGAAAGAGAAAAGTCGTAAGTCAGGGGAAAAAGCCAAGGAATCTGACTCAAGGAAAAGGCCCTCTCCTTCTAATGTCAAGGAAGAAAGGAAGGAGACAGAAAGACACAGCAGAGCTGGTGTTACTACAGATaatggaagaaaaagagagagaacaaaggatgagaaaagagaaaaatctagACATAAAGAGGAAAGGGTCTCCAGCAGACGTAAGAGACATCGTTCATCTTCTATTGATAGCAGGGGTAAAGAGAGCAAGGGCAACTCTGTTAGCCGTGCCAATGATTCCAGTGATAATTCTTTAGATGATTCTAGaaggtttttatattttttatttttttattttctgctATTCGGTGCAATGCATTGACCCTCATGTAATTGCTCATCTTTTTCTTGTGGATTGCAGGAAGGTGCATGCAAATAGACACCGATCCTCATCGTCAGTCAGGTCAAGGAAAAGGTAATTTTGAAGGTGCCTGAATGCTCTGATTATTGTTTCCATTAACTCTTACAATACAAAATttccttataaaaaaaaaattgttccaatttaactcaaaaatctcaAGATCAATGTTCTGTACACCAATTATTTCACGTTTAGTTGGTCACGATCTTTCATTTTCCTTGCACAATGATCTCTTGGTGTTTTTTGGGTTTAGGAATTAACTGTTCACTATGTTGGGTAGTCCCAGAGATGTTGGCccctttctcttttttcattatttttctttgatCTTTAACTCTATTATTTACTATTCGTATTGCATGCAAACATTTACGACTCCTCAGTGTCTCGCCTTTTGATGAAGTAATAAAATTCATTaatggcatcaagaagatgcatgaTGATAAGTACAAAAGATGAGTGTTAGCTCCAGAATAGGCTATAACATAGTTCCAGGGAGCTAGCAAAATCCAAAAAAAGCTCAGGAGAATTTACAGGCGAGAGTTTGCACCAACTAAAGAGTAACAAAAACATTTAGGCTTGAGTGTATCTCTGGGACTAGTAGACTACCCAACCTTCAATAAGGTATATGAGTCTCGCCTTATGTTCAATAAGGTATACGAGTCTTAAGAGATATTGTGGAACCAACATTAGGTCATGCAGGTAACTTGCTTATGTGTAAAAGAATTAAGCATACTTCCTACAAGAGAGTCAATTATTAGTGGAAATGGCAAAGAAATTTTCTTTAGGTTGGTGCTTTGGTCTAAATAAATTAGTATTCTGAGAAGAAACTTATCTGAAGCTAGTAAAAACCTTACTAAAGATCGATTGAAGTATAAAACTAGTCCAGTGAATAATTTGATGAAGAACACCCATGGAGGCATGGACTGATGAAAAAACGTACTCCAATGGACAAATACACCCATGGAGGCATGGACAGATGAAAAAACGTAATCCAATGGACAAGACTGTGCAGTTGAGTCAATAATAATTAAATGTGCTTAGGAGGCTGTATAACAAAGGCATGATGAGGATTTAATCATTGCAGGTACTTATGGGTTAAGACAGCTAGATAAGCAGCAGCAGAGTAATCCTGGTTTCTGTCTCGTTGTGCATTTGAATAGATTTATAATGACTTAGAGGGATAATGTAAGAAGAAACCAATGAATAATGTGTCACTGCTGCTGACTCCTAAGATTGAGTCCTTTAATTTTCATCATGGTTCTATTATCTGGTCGGATAGCTTTGCTAACATTCAATCTAGCATCAATAATTTGGAAGGCATATCCACATATCTTTGCAAGTGTTGCACTTGCCATCTGTCTGATTTAACATCTAaatgttttaaaaagaaaatgtGGAGGCTCATTAGGTTAAAGATATGCTGGCTAAAGATGTGCTGGCCATGTTGGACCCTTGCTGTTGTTTATATCAATTAAAACTATTAACAGTACTAATACCATATATTCTAGTGGTCAACAAATTAATTATTCAGGTTTAGATTACTTACTCTGTTGTCTGCTACTTTTTGCTAGAGTCATTGCTTACACTGTAGAGAATGGTCTCTATGGACATGATTATTAGTCGTTTAGATGCTATGCCTTTTTAAAAAAGGCTTCATGGAGAACTCCTATTCTAATACTTCCAATATAGATCCATGGTTAGAGTAATTGCTTGTTGTTCCAAATTCTTGTGCTCATGTCTTCTCCGAATCTTTTCGTTTAAGGTGGTTTCTGGAAGGGTGATTTATTATGTCAAGAAAATTTGTAAGAGTAGGACTAATGTCTGTTGAATACTGTTCATGTGGATATTAGCCCTTGGAAAAATTAGTCAAATCTCTTAGAAGAGATGACTTTCTGTTAAATTCTTTGAGGTTTTCTTTTACACATTGAATATCTAGGTAAGTTCTGTTTTGATGTTTCCGTAGTGAGTACAGGTTTCCTCCCACGGGACTACTTAGCTAGAAGTTCTGATTCATCCTCGTATGCATATTGCACAAAGGATTATGCAATTTTCTTTTGAAATGATAATTTTTGCACTAAATTGGTAGATGCCAGAgttaattttttataaaaagGGTACAAATTCCATATTTATAGTTGCTTTAAAATTGTTTACTGAAAGAGTAAATTCATCCTTCATTAAGTGACTTTTTAAGTGCAAGTGAAATTCTCCCCATTACAGGGATTTCTCCTATATCAATAAAATTATTCACCTTATCAAAAACAAGTGTAAGTGGTATTCCTCTAAATTATTGGAGTCTTGAATCTTGTAATACCTGGATCAATCTAAAAGTCTCTTTGTGGATAAGTGGCTTCTCTTGAAGTTTATATCTTAGCCAACTTTATATAAGGTACCATAAATTATAGAGGGAGTCATTTAATGGTAAAGAGGCTCACTAAAAtgctttctcaaaaaaaaaaaaaaaaggaaaagagaggcTTATTTTGAAGTTGCTATCCGTTCAATGACTTTTTGATGTTCTATAGTATTGTTCGTCTCTAAAAACATTATTATAGGTTGTTTCAGGATCTAGGACTTTTAACTTGTGGATAAATTTTGATTTGAAAATCTAATGATAGCGTTGCTTGATAAAGTGACTAGTTTATTGTTTGGATAAGCTCTTCTAAAGAAGCTACTGTTACGGGATTTTGGATCAGAAAATAGTATCATTAAGAGGGGAAAACTACAAACTGGCACCATtgtttgaattggtgaaatttaTATATTCTGAGTCTTTTTCAAGATTGAGGTAATTCATCCTCAGAATTCTTCGACAATGTCTTTAGCTATGTTTCAACTTGAAAATAACGCAACAATACAGTGGTCAAATTCTTCTAGAGCCTGAATGTATAAAAGGCTGAGAATTTGTATCCAAAAATTCTCTCTTTTTGTTGCCACTTACTGGTTTAGCCtgtaatctttttatttttagacatgtTTCGCGGTCTCCTCATAGCAAGCACTCTCAGCGCAGGCATTCTCCGTACCCTGCCAGTGAAAGGATCAGGTATCTTGTTGGGTGTTCTTAAATTTATCGTCTTGATATTTTTCAGTCTTAACCATCCAATCAGCATAACTAAGAACATACAGGTGAAACAATCTAATAAATGCACTTTAGAAATCTTATAATGTTTATAAGCTGGTTCATGTAATGGCAGGGGAAGGAGATCAAGGTCAAGATCAAGATCAAGATCCCCTGTTCGTAGGAAAAGATGAGCAAGGGAGTACCGGAAGGAAGTTAAGATAGAGTTATGAAGGCCAATAACTTGCATACTCCTATTGGGCATGGACTTTGGCTGTTAATTAGAGAGTGGATATGCGAGTTGACCTGTTTGAAATCCTCTGTTACTGCCTTTGGCTGTTAAGTATGACAATGGATATGCCAGTTGAGCTATTAAAATCCTGTGTCACAGGTTTTGGAGGCCAGGAGGAAAGCTGCGATATCCTCATACAGAGGATTAGTGATATGAGCGGTTCATGGTGCCTCTATGATAGATCAGCTTGCTGTTGTTGGCATTTTCGACagtttatttattataattttgaaGTTGATAATTTGGTTAGCTGTAAATTTGTATTTGGAGGTAAAGGCGTCTAAAGAGGAGAACCAATACTTGAACAAACGACGAGCTTTTTCCATTTTATAATATTCCTTGTAAGCTTCATTCAGGAGTAGCAGATCTCATTTTTATGCAAGCTTATACTGTTGTGAGGGGAATAAGAGAATATTTGGCATGATGTACCCAAAGAAGAGCATTGTGTTTGGGGAATCTACAGACAAATGGACGTATGCTAAACGTGGTAGACGTGCTTATGAAACATGAAAGAGTATCAGGTCATGCATGATTTAAGATTTGATAGAGAAGTAGCTGTGATTGCTTTCCAGAATGGGTGATAAATAACTCGGTAGACGCCTATCAGAAAAGAAAAACTTGGTAAATTGTGGATCAGCTAAGAAAGAGTACTTGCATTTTAAGAATTGAtcttttattctggttatctcaaaTAAGAGAGGAAAATTAGAACTAAAATGTTTTGTATTTACTTGGGACCATTGATACACTACTCACTACAATATTTCgtaatcacaaaaataatttgtgTGTATACAATAGAACATTAATCTGCTTTAAAGGGTGAATTATTTACTAGTAACGGGATGGAGTAGGTTCGAAAAGAGTGGAATATATAGAAAATTCTTATTGCAGAACTGGATTAGtttgaaattgagatttttgatCAATTGGTCAATCAAATTGTACTTCAATGGGAAAATCTTATTCTATCAGATGTTTGTAATCCAGTAACAATTTCTTTTTAACTGGTAATCCAGTATTCTGTATCAAACTAGTGAGTTATTTCTATTTAGCTACACCTCGTTCTAAAATAAGTTGGGCGGGCTATATTGCGGTCTTCAGTATTTAGATTTAGATTCCTTTATTGAATCGCTGGTTGTCAACTAACAACTCCGTTTTGTATGGGCGATGTGCATAGATAGCCATTGATAGCACATGTCTTTATTTTTAAGTCACTGTTTTAAATGTCTTTAGTTTTTAGCCGCTGTTTTAATAAACTTTTACCTGcctggacgaaaatacccttctgttATAAGCTTATACCTACGCTCCTTATTAACGATCAACATCAACAACACGTAACTAATTTCCGAAGCAGCAGCAGAGACTGTGATCGTCCAAAATTGCAGAAGCTCCTCTTCCAATTTCAAACTATAGAATTCAACTTTCTCGTCCAAAAATCGACATAAAATTACAAGTTATGCTTTTGTGTGTTTCTGTTGATTTTTATTTCGTTACTAGGAATTTGATGctaggaatttgatttttttttttttttgcttttctggaTTGATAAGGTTAAGGACATTGCGTCCTGTGATTATTCTATAAATATTGAGGACATAATGTTAAGGATTTGGTGTCCTTAACATGActgttgttactaatattaaggacatagtgtcctgatTTTGCAAATTGTATTGAAAAAGTTAAAGacacaatgtccttaacttttttgCTGTTGTTCtgaatattaaggacatagtgtctcGGTTTTGCAAATTGTtttgaaaaagttaaggacacttggtccttaacctagagtttcaagttcaaaagttaaggacatttcatccttaacttacagttacaagttcaaaagttaaggacacttggtcctgaagtttgagttccaagttcaaaagttaatgacacttggtcctgaacttcaagtttcaagttcaaaagttaaggacatatgatcctgaacttcaagtttcaagttcaaaagttaaggacacatggtcctgaacttagacttacaagttcaaaaattaaggacacttggtcctgaactttgacttacaagttcaaaagttaaggacacttggtccttaacttggTCATGAACTTACAGTTCTTGTCCTTAATTTATACAAGGATTGCTCTATAAATATATCCTGAATTTTCCATTCTCTTGACTTGCATGATGGAAACAATATGTATTATCGTTGCTTTTAATGGTAGATGGACTGCAGACTATAAGTATCTTGATCATCAAACAAAGCTTGTTCTAGTA contains:
- the LOC107806827 gene encoding uncharacterized protein LOC107806827 isoform X3, encoding MDFQQPHPYSSRPPQQQPPLPPPLSMADPHYHQQRPPVPPPGSWYSNQFQYHPPPPQHSPPSSQPQQWGPPPPPPPPFPGPSHGSYHIQQQAQAQYPPPLPPRPQSFPHGNQERGNMNWGQQQSWENSVAPSNEDWAAKARAWAAANAGTDYQHQHSQFTHDSRPEEQSHYYGQYAQSADPHFQDIQQPPVLPASNQHSMNPVAPPQRASFGHSQEPAFFTSGQPTYVPDMRLPYTARDGSFTGDSVASFPQQGNSSISPLVHQQEVPSSYSSIAGKEEAGNQNEPFYGSSPFGNSTQQHHAQPMPTAPNKPAVTEEHRYVMGPDLSDQPLDFAPHFIHEHDRHSQPYFVRADSGGSVGVADPVSTMPSNYAWPSSAAPGAAYPPLPPLPPMGSQVDPTVIGASPVAEHTGPFFGRVQSSSFNPTVPSVGAHFGVGAGAALHPPAAFPADAYGISDRPKKAAVPNWLREEIIKKKAVITTSAPDIQKEDSQSIEDEGVDKSYRKGDQADSKSIDSSRSTEEEDDDEVEVEAARTAAMNQEIKRVLTEVLLKVTDELFDEIATRVLSEEDLTVDVEQQAGVSSQKVSASVQPITTPKASAKVLIPPKLKDAHSVDATEKSTSSSPGDLLGLASYASDDEDDNEIPSSDKQKPKEHDNGRSHEESEKHDRSPVNLEKNPRKMSPNVGTVRNVAVSSKLTDDRTTRYSAHEDSGGSFKTESRVPEDKMLGEKGVVKTENPSETLDLKRTKVDNSRSEDKRDKSDKSGKREVRKGSGTNDNGIDITSSKDRKTEKEEGNRRNHEEGHVRKEKVDDLDGSKDRVKEKSRKSGEKAKESDSRKRPSPSNVKEERKETERHSRAGVTTDNGRKRERTKDEKREKSRHKEERVSSRRKRHRSSSIDSRGKESKGNSVSRANDSSDNSLDDSRRKVHANRHRSSSSVRSRKRGRRSRSRSRSRSPVRRKR
- the LOC107806827 gene encoding uncharacterized protein LOC107806827 isoform X1 translates to MDFQQPHPYSSRPPQQQPPLPPPLSMADPHYHQQRPPVPPPGSWYSNQFQYHPPPPQHSPPSSQPQQWGPPPPPPPPFPGPSHGSYHIQQQAQAQYPPPLPPRPQSFPHGNQERGNMNWGQQQSWENSVAPSNEDWAAKARAWAAANAGTDYQHQHSQFTHDSRPEEQSHYYGQYAQSADPHFQDIQQPPVLPASNQHSMNPVAPPQRASFGHSQEPAFFTSGQPTYVPDMRLPYTARDGSFTGDSVASFPQQGNSSISPLVHQQEVPSSYSSIAGKEEAGNQNEPFYGSSPFGNSTQQHHAQPMPTAPNKPAVTEEHRYVMGPDLSDQPLDFAPHFIHEHDRHSQPYFVRADSGGSVGVADPVSTMPSNYAWPSSAAPGAAYPPLPPLPPMGSQVDPTVIGASPVAEHTGPFFGRVQSSSFNPTVPSVGAHFGVGAGAALHPPAAFPADAYGISDRPKKAAVPNWLREEIIKKKAVITTSAPDIQKEDSQSIEDEGVDKSYRKGDQADSKSIDSSRSTEEEDDDEVEVEAARTAAMNQEIKRVLTEVLLKVTDELFDEIATRVLSEEDLTVDVEQQAGVSSQKVSASVQPITTPKASAKVLIPPKLKDAHSVDATEKSTSSSPGDLLGLASYASDDEDDNEIPSSDKQKPKEHDNGRSHEESEKHDRSPVNLEKNPRKMSPNVGTVRNVAVSSKLTDDRTTRYSAHEDSGGSFKTESRVPEDKMLGEKGVVKTENPSETLDLKRTKVDNSRSEDKRDKSDKSGKREVRKGSGTNDNGIDITSSKDRKTEKEEGNRRNHEEGHVRKEKVDDLDGSKDRVKEKSRKSGEKAKESDSRKRPSPSNVKEERKETERHSRAGVTTDNGRKRERTKDEKREKSRHKEERVSSRRKRHRSSSIDSRGKESKGNSVSRANDSSDNSLDDSRRKVHANRHRSSSSVRSRKRHVSRSPHSKHSQRRHSPYPASERIRGRRSRSRSRSRSPVRRKR
- the LOC107806827 gene encoding uncharacterized protein LOC107806827 isoform X2, with translation MDFQQPHPYSSRPPQQQPPLPPPLSMADPHYHQQRPPVPPPGSWYSNQFQYHPPPPQHSPPSSQPQQWGPPPPPPPPFPGPSHGSYHIQQQAQAQYPPPLPPRPQSFPHGNQERGNMNWGQQQSWENSAPSNEDWAAKARAWAAANAGTDYQHQHSQFTHDSRPEEQSHYYGQYAQSADPHFQDIQQPPVLPASNQHSMNPVAPPQRASFGHSQEPAFFTSGQPTYVPDMRLPYTARDGSFTGDSVASFPQQGNSSISPLVHQQEVPSSYSSIAGKEEAGNQNEPFYGSSPFGNSTQQHHAQPMPTAPNKPAVTEEHRYVMGPDLSDQPLDFAPHFIHEHDRHSQPYFVRADSGGSVGVADPVSTMPSNYAWPSSAAPGAAYPPLPPLPPMGSQVDPTVIGASPVAEHTGPFFGRVQSSSFNPTVPSVGAHFGVGAGAALHPPAAFPADAYGISDRPKKAAVPNWLREEIIKKKAVITTSAPDIQKEDSQSIEDEGVDKSYRKGDQADSKSIDSSRSTEEEDDDEVEVEAARTAAMNQEIKRVLTEVLLKVTDELFDEIATRVLSEEDLTVDVEQQAGVSSQKVSASVQPITTPKASAKVLIPPKLKDAHSVDATEKSTSSSPGDLLGLASYASDDEDDNEIPSSDKQKPKEHDNGRSHEESEKHDRSPVNLEKNPRKMSPNVGTVRNVAVSSKLTDDRTTRYSAHEDSGGSFKTESRVPEDKMLGEKGVVKTENPSETLDLKRTKVDNSRSEDKRDKSDKSGKREVRKGSGTNDNGIDITSSKDRKTEKEEGNRRNHEEGHVRKEKVDDLDGSKDRVKEKSRKSGEKAKESDSRKRPSPSNVKEERKETERHSRAGVTTDNGRKRERTKDEKREKSRHKEERVSSRRKRHRSSSIDSRGKESKGNSVSRANDSSDNSLDDSRRKVHANRHRSSSSVRSRKRHVSRSPHSKHSQRRHSPYPASERIRGRRSRSRSRSRSPVRRKR
- the LOC107806827 gene encoding uncharacterized protein LOC107806827 isoform X4, which gives rise to MDFQQPHPYSSRPPQQQPPLPPPLSMADPHYHQQRPPVPPPGSWYSNQFQYHPPPPQHSPPSSQPQQWGPPPPPPPPFPGPSHGSYHIQQQAQAQYPPPLPPRPQSFPHGNQERGNMNWGQQQSWENSAPSNEDWAAKARAWAAANAGTDYQHQHSQFTHDSRPEEQSHYYGQYAQSADPHFQDIQQPPVLPASNQHSMNPVAPPQRASFGHSQEPAFFTSGQPTYVPDMRLPYTARDGSFTGDSVASFPQQGNSSISPLVHQQEVPSSYSSIAGKEEAGNQNEPFYGSSPFGNSTQQHHAQPMPTAPNKPAVTEEHRYVMGPDLSDQPLDFAPHFIHEHDRHSQPYFVRADSGGSVGVADPVSTMPSNYAWPSSAAPGAAYPPLPPLPPMGSQVDPTVIGASPVAEHTGPFFGRVQSSSFNPTVPSVGAHFGVGAGAALHPPAAFPADAYGISDRPKKAAVPNWLREEIIKKKAVITTSAPDIQKEDSQSIEDEGVDKSYRKGDQADSKSIDSSRSTEEEDDDEVEVEAARTAAMNQEIKRVLTEVLLKVTDELFDEIATRVLSEEDLTVDVEQQAGVSSQKVSASVQPITTPKASAKVLIPPKLKDAHSVDATEKSTSSSPGDLLGLASYASDDEDDNEIPSSDKQKPKEHDNGRSHEESEKHDRSPVNLEKNPRKMSPNVGTVRNVAVSSKLTDDRTTRYSAHEDSGGSFKTESRVPEDKMLGEKGVVKTENPSETLDLKRTKVDNSRSEDKRDKSDKSGKREVRKGSGTNDNGIDITSSKDRKTEKEEGNRRNHEEGHVRKEKVDDLDGSKDRVKEKSRKSGEKAKESDSRKRPSPSNVKEERKETERHSRAGVTTDNGRKRERTKDEKREKSRHKEERVSSRRKRHRSSSIDSRGKESKGNSVSRANDSSDNSLDDSRRKVHANRHRSSSSVRSRKRGRRSRSRSRSRSPVRRKR